A single Calypte anna isolate BGI_N300 chromosome 5A, bCalAnn1_v1.p, whole genome shotgun sequence DNA region contains:
- the SRP14 gene encoding signal recognition particle 14 kDa protein yields the protein MVLLESEQFLTELTRLFQKCRTSGSVFITLKKYDGRTKPVPRKGHAESFEPADNKCLLRATDGKKKISTVVSSKEVNKFQMAYSNLLRANMDGLKKKDKKSKNKKSKATQ from the exons atggtgctgctggagagcGAGCAG TTCCTGACAGAGCTTACCAGACTCTTTCAAAAGTGCAGAACTTCGGGGAGTGTTTTCATAACGCTGAAGAAAT ACGATGGCAGAACAAAACCAGTCCCACGCAAAGGCCATGCTGAGAGTTTTGAACCAGCAGACAATAAGTGTCTGCTAAGAGCAACtgatggaaagaagaaaattagcaCAGTG GTGAGCTCAAAGGAAGTAAATAAATTCCAGATG GCATACTCAAATTTGCTGAGAGCTAACATGGATGgcttgaagaaaaaagacaagaaaagcaaaaacaagaAGAGTAAAGCAACACAGTGA